The genomic segment ATCCTGGCCCTCGCGGGCCCGGTCCTCGCCCTGGTCGTCGCCGTCGCGCTCACCTCGGTGGTGCTGCTCGCCTCGGGCAAGAGCCCCTTCGAGCCATACCGGCTGATGTTCGAGTCGGCGTCGTACACCGATGTACAGGTGCTGATCGTCAATCAGGCCGGTACGTACTACCTCGCCGCCCTCGCGGTCGCCATCGGGTTCCGGATGAACCTCTTCAACATCGGGGTCGACGGCCAGTACCGGCTCGCCGCCATGATGGCCGCGCTGGTCGGCGCGGCCGTCGATCTCCCCGGGCCGCTCCAGATCGCGGTGATCGTGATCGTGGCGATGCTGGTCGGGGCCTTCTGGTCGGGCATCGCGGGCTTCCTCAAGACGACCAGGGGAGTGAGCGAGGTCGTCTCGACGATCATGCTCAACTCCATCGCCACCGCGCTGGTCGCGTGGCTCATCCTGCCCAAGAACTTCGGTGTGCAGCCCGCCGGGTCCAACAACCTGACGACCGGTGACATCCCGGAGTCCGGCTGGTTCCCCGGCCTGTCCATGGGCGCCGAGGCCGGTGAGATCTACGGTTTCACGTTCGTCGCCGCGGCCTGCGGCGTCATCTACTGGTTCGTGCTGAACCGCACCCGGTTCGGCTTCGACCTGCGGGCCACGGGCGCGAGCGAGAGCGCCGCCCAGTCGTCCGGTGTGGACGCCAAGAAGATGGTCCTCACCTCGATGCTCATCTCCGGGGCGGTCGCCGGGCTCGCCGGAATGCCGACGCTCCTCGGTGACACCCACACCTACAGCCTCGACTTCCCCACCGGTATCGGCTTCACCGGCATCACCATCGCCCTGCTCGGCCGGAACAACCCGCTCGGCATCGCCTTCAGCGCGCTGCTGGTCGCCTTCCTGGACAAGTCGTCGGCCTCTCTCGACCAGTTCGGTTACGAGAAGGAGATCGCCACGATCATGCAGGGGCTGATCGTGATCTCGGTCGTCGTCAGCTACGAACTCGTCCGCCGTTACGGACTCCGCCGCCAGCAGCAGAAGGTCGGCGAGGAACTCGCCGCCGGGCGCGCCCTCACGACCGAGAAGGAGGCCGCACTGTGAGCACGAGCAAAGTCTCCGCGACGGGCGTCGCCCCCAAGAAGAGCGGCGGACGCCGCAAGCTCACCCTGCCGGTCGTCCTGCTGGTCATCGCGGGCGCCCTCGCGCTGGTCTCCCTGGTCCGGCTGGTCAGCGGCGCCGACGACGTGACCTCCGTCGGGCAGGTCGCGGGCGCGCTGGAACTGGCCGTCCCGATCGGACTGGCCGGGCTCGGCGGCCTGTGGGCCGAGCGGGCGGGCGTCGTCAACATCGGCCTTGAGGGCATGATGGTCCTGGGCACCTGGTTCGGTGCCTGGGCGGGCTTCCAGTGGGGCCCGTGGATGGGGGTGCTGTTCGGCATCATCGGCGGCGCGCTCGGCGGGCTGCTGCACGCCGTCGTCACCATCACGTTCGGCGTCAACCACATCGTCTCCGGTGTGGCCATCAACATCCTCGCGGTCGGCGTCACCCGCTACCTCTCCAACTTCGCCTTCGACGGCGTCGAGGGGGGCTCCTCCAAGCAGTCCCCGCACATCGACCAGATCACCAAGATCACCGTTCCGGGACTCTCCGACTGGATGCAGGACCTCCAGCAACGGCACTGGTTCCTGGTCTCCGACATCGCCGGGATCGTCGGCGGCCTGGTCACCGGCATCTCGCTGCTGACCGTCGTGGCCCTGCTGCTGATCCCGGGCACCTGGTGGCTGCTGTGGCGCACGGCCTTCGGACTGCGGCTGCGCTCCTGCGGCGAGAACCCGGTGGCCGCCGAATCGCTCGGCGTCAACGTCTACCGGTACAAGTACATCGCCGTCACCGTCTCCGGCGGACTCGCCGGACTCGCCGGCGCCTTCCTCGCGATCGTCGCGACCGGCATCTACCAGGAGGGCCAGACCGGCGGGCGCGGCTACATCGGCCTCGCCGCGATGATCTTCGGCAACTGGATGCCCGGCGGAATGGCCCTCGGCGCCGGACTCTTCGGCTTCACCGACAGCCTGAAGCTGCGCGGCGGCGCCGAGAACGTCCACGCCATGCTGCTGCTCCTCGCGATCCTGCTGGTCCTGGTCGTGTTCTGGCAGCTGTACCGGAAGAAGTACGTGGCGGCGGTCGTGTCGGCCGCGGTCTCCGCGCTCCTCTTCACCTGGTACGCGCTGACGGACCAGGTGCCCAGCCAGTTCGTCGACGCGGCCCCGTACGTCACGACGCTGCTCGTCCTCTCGCTCTCCGCGCAACGGCTGCGGATGCCGAAGGCGGACGGCCTCACCTACCGCAAGGGCCAGGGCAAATGACGCCGCCACCCGTCGTGTCCGCCGTCCCCGGCGTCGACTGGGGCGCCCTGCGCGCCGCCGCGCGGGACATCATGAAGCGGGCGTACGTGCCGTACTCCCGCTACCCGGTCGGCGCCGCCGCCCGCGCCGACGACGGCCGTACGGTGGCCGGATGCAACGTCGAGAACGCCTCGTACGGCATCGGGCTGTGCGCCGAGTGCGGCCTCGTCTCCCAGCTGCACGCGACCGGCGGCGGCCGGCTGACGCACTTCACCTGTGTGGACGGGGCGGGCGAGATCCTGGTCCCGTGCGGGCGGTGCAGACAACTGCTGTACGAGTTCGGCGGGCCCGAGCTCGTCCTGGACACCCCGGACGGCTTCCGCACGCTCGACGAGATGCTGCCGCAGGCGTTCGGACCCCGGCACCTCGCGTAACGGAACCCCGTGGTCACCACCGGACCGCCGTGGCCCTCCCCATCCCGGGAGGGCCACGGCGGTCCGTACCCTCTATGCGCGTAGAGTCATCGAGGACTCTGCCGCACACACCGGCCGGAAGGACTCCCATGGACGCCATCTCCGTCATCCGCACCAAGCGGGACCGAGGCGAGCTGACCCCCGAGCAGATCGACTGGGTCATCGACGCGTACACCCGCGGCGAGGTCGCCGACGAGCAGATGTCCGCGCTGGCCATGGCGATCCTGCTGAACGGCATGAACCGTACCGAGATCGCCCGCTGGACCGCCGCGATGATCGCCTCCGGTGAGCGGATGGACTTCGCCGCGCTCTCCCGGCCCACCACCGACAAGCACTCCACGGGCGGTGTCGGCGACAAGATCACCCTGCCGCTCGCCCCGCTGGTCGCGGCCTGCGGGGCCGCCGTGCCGCAGCTCAGCGGGCGCGGCCTCGGCCACACCGGGGGCACCCTCGACAAGCTGGAGTCCATCCCCGGCTGGCGCGCCCATCTGTCGAACGCCGAGATGCTGGACGTCCTGGACAGCACGGGCGCGGTGATCTGCGCGGCGGGCGACGGGCTGGCCCCCGCCGACAAGAAGCTGTACGCGCTCCGCGACGTCACCGGCACCGTCGAGGCCATCCCGCTCATCGCCAGCTCGATCATGTCGAAGAAGATCGCCGAGGGCACCGGGGCACTCGTCCTGGACGTCAAGGTCGGCTCCGGCGCCTTCATGAAGACCCTGGACGACGCCCGCGAACTCGCCTCCACCATGGTCGCGCTGGGCACCGACAGCGGAGTGCGCACGGTGGCGCTGCTCACCGACATGGCCACCCCGCTCGGACTCACCGCGGGCAACGCCCTGGAGGTCCGCGAATCCGTCGAGGTGCTGGCGGGCGGCGGCCCGAAGGACGTCGTCGAGCTGACCCTGGCCCTCGCCCGCGAAATGCTCGACGCGGCCGGGCTGAAGGACGCCGACCCGGAGAAGGCCCTTGCGGACGGTTCGGCGATGGACGTCTGGCGCCGGATGATCTCGGCGCAGGGCGGCGCCCCGGACGCCCCGCTGCCGGTCGCCCGCGAGCAGCACGTGGTGACCGCGTCCGCCTCGGGCGTGCTGACCCGCCTCGACGCGTACGACATCGGCGCCGCCGCCTGGCGCCTGGGCGCGGGCCGGGCCCGCAAGGAGGACCCGGTCCAGGCCGGCGCGGGCGTGGAACTGCACGCCAAGCCGGGTGACCAGGTGACCGAGGGCGCGCCGCTGCTGACCCTGCACACGGACACCCCGGAGAAGTTCGCGTACGCGCTGAAGGCCGTGGAGGGCTCGTACGACATCGCGCCGGCGGGCACGGAGTTCCGGGCCGCCCCGGTGGTGCGCGAACGCATCGCGTAGCGGACGCCCGGCGGGAACGGCCCGCCCGGGAACGGCCCGCCCGGAAACGGTTCGCCCGTCCGGACGGACCGTTTCCGCCGGACGGGCGCGGTTCAGGCGGTCAGGCTTCCGTCATCCGCTCACGTCCCCGGCTTGCGCCCGTACACGTACACGTCGTCGCCGTTGCGCAGCAGGTTCCAGTACGTCTTCGCGTCCGCGGCGCGCATGTTGACGCAGCCACCGGACCCCGGCGGGTTGTACATGCTCTTCGTGACGGAGTGGAACGCCTGGCCGCCGTCGAAGAACTGCGCGTACGGCATCCACACCTTGTAGAGCGTCGACCAGTGGTTGATGTGCCGCAGATAGACCTTCTTCGCGCCGGTACGCGTCTCCGCCCCGTCCCGCCCGGTCCGCACCGGCACCGGACCGAACTTCAGCTTGGCGCCGTCCTGGACCCAGCTCAGCTGGCGGGTCAGGTCCACGCAGGCGATCCGGCCCTTGTTCGTGGGGCACTTCTTCGCCTTGTTCGGGTTCTTCCCGGCCGCCTTCTGGGCGAGCATCGTGTTCATGGTGCGCCAGGTGATCTCCCCCGCGTAACCGATGGTGGGGGTGATCCCGTGGGCCCGCTGGAACGCCTGGATCGCCTTGCAGTCGGCGGCCGACTGCCTGCCGTCGGCCGGACGGTTCAGGAACTTCTCCACCCTGGCCTGGTACGGGCCGGTCGATGTCGTGCAGCCCGTCGCCGCCTGCGCGGACGTGCCGCTGCCCAGCACGACGGCCGGCGGGATCAGCAGCCCCGCGGCGGCCAGGGCGAGGCCCCGCCCGCCCCGCGAGGCCCTGAGCTTCCTACCTATGCGCATATGCCAACTCCCCTTCGCGTACGCTGCGTTGTTGATTACGCGTGCTCGTGCCGCTCCCGGCAGGCTTTGCCCCGTCGCGCCGCCCAGCACTTCCCCGAGCTCTCGGCTTCGCTCGACCAGGGGTGGCTCCATCCTCGCCGCGTTGGCCGAAAGCCCTGGTAGCTCCCCCAAGGTCTTGAGGACCAGGGAGGGCCCCCTCCAGGACTTCCGGCCGCCTTGCGATCGCACGCACCGGACGACGCTCCTTCGGGCAAACATTGCCGGTCATGTCACTAGACACGTGCCGGGGAGCGGCGGTTGTGCGGGTGTACGTCTCGGTTCGGTACGGCCGTACGGCGGCGCGGCTGTACGGCTCCGCGCCGCGCACCGGTCCGCGCGGGCCCGTACGGCTCCGCGCGGACCGGGTTCTCAGGGGCGCACGGCCCGCGCGGGATGGGCGGCCATGGCGGACGCCACCCGCCGCTGCGCGCGGGCGCACTTCGACCCGTACACCGTGATCGAGACGACGCCGAGGACCGCCAGCAGTCCGAGGGCCACCGTCGCCGCCCACCCTCCGGCGTGGAAGGCGACCGCGCCGAGCGTGCCGCCCGCGCTGCTGCCGAGGTAGTACGCGGACTGGTAGAGCGCCGATGCCTGGGCGCGTCCGGTGGTGGCCGTGCGGCTCACGGACGACGAGGCGACCGCGTGCCCGGCAAAGAATCCCGCCGTGATCAGGACCAGTCCGAGCAGCACCGCGGCCAATCGGTCGGCGAGCGAGAGGAGCAGACCGGCGGCGGTGGTGGAGACGGCGAGGTAGAGCGCGCCCCGGCGGCCGAGCCGGGCGACCAGCCGGCCCGCGGCGGCCGAGGAGACCGTACCGACCAGATAGACCAGGAAGATCGAGCCGACGACTCCCTGCGGCAGACTGAACGGTTCCTCGACGAGGCGGTAGCCGATCACGGTGTAGACCGCGCCGAACACCGTCATGAACAGCGCGCCGATCCCGTACAGCCTGCGCAGCAGCGGATCGGCGAGGTGCCCGCCGACGGTCCTCGCCAGTGCCTTCGGGTTCAGCGAGCCGGGGGTGAAGTGCCGGGCCCTCGGGATCATCAGGTGGAAGACGACCGCGCACACCGCGGCCAGCGCGCCGACCGCGCCGAGCGCCATCCGCCAGCCCCACAGCTGGGCGACCCAGCCGGTGAGGACGCGTCCGCTCATGCCGCCGATGCTGTTGCCCGCCACGAACAGGCCGATCGCGGCGACCAGCGACTTGGGGCGCACCTCCTCGGCCAGGTACGCCATCGCGGACGCGGGAAGTCCGGCGAGGGCGGCGCCCTGCACGGCGCGCAGCGCGATCAGCCAGCCGAGCGAGGGTGCGAACGGGACGAGCAGTCCGACCAGCACGGCCACCGTCAGTGAGGCGGTCATCAGCTGCCGCCGCCCGAAGCGCTCCGAGAGCGCGCTCAGCGGCAGCACACAGAGGGCCAGCGCACCGGTCGCGGCGGACACCGTCCAGGACGCCTGTCCGGCCGTGGCGCCGAACTCGGCGGAGACGGCGGGCAGTAGGGCCTGGGTGGAGTAGAGCAGCGCGAAGGTCGCGACACCGGAGGCGAAGAGCGCGAAGCTCATCCGGCGGTAGCCGGGGCGGCCGGGTTCGAGACGGTCCGGCAGACCGGTCGGGGAGTGCGGGTACGACGGCGGGGCTGCGGCGTCCACCGTGCGGATGGACGCCTCGGTACTGGCAGGAGACATGGGTCGAAAGTAGGCTGATCGGTTTCATGCGTCCAATGCACGGACTCGTCATAATCGTTCCCATGGCGCATGAACGCAGCTCACAGCCTCGGCTGTCACCGAGTAGTTACGAAGAAGACATTCGCGCGGTACTCGCGCCCCGGCTGGCGTACTTCGAGGCGGTGGCCCGGCACGAGCACGTCACCCGGGCCGCGCACGAGCTGGGCGTACCGCAGTCGACGCTGTCGCGGGCCATGGTCAGGCTCGAACAGGACCTGGGCGTCGCGCTGTTCGCCCGCAAGGGCCGTACCGTCTCCCTCACCCCGGCGGGACGCACCTTCCTGGGCTCCGCCGAACGGGCCCTGACCGAGGTGGAGAAGGCCGCCGACTCGGTACGCGCCGACGCCGACCCCGCCACGGGCCGGGTCTCCTTCGGCTTTCTGCACACCATGGGTTCGGAGACCGTGCCCGCTCTGATCCGCGCCTTCCGCGCCGACCACCCCCGGGTCCGCTTCCAGCTCGTGCAGAACTACGGCGAGGCGATGATCGAACGCCTCCGGGCGGGTGGCCTCGACCTCTGTCTGACCTCGCCCGTGCCGGACGCCCCCGATCTGGTCGCCCGCCGCCTCGACGAGCAGCGGCTGCGACTGGTCGTCCCGGACGACCACCGGCTGGCGGGCCGCAAGAGGGTCAGGCTGGCGGAGGCCGCCGAGGAGGCGTTCGTGACGCTGGAGCCGGGGTACGGCCTCCGGCGGATCACCGACGACCTGTGCGCGCAGGCCGGCTTCCGGCCGCGTGTCGCGTTCGAGGGGGAGGAGGCGGAGACCCTGCGCGGCCTGGTCGCGGCCGGCCTCGGGGTGGCGCTGCTGCCACCGCCCGCGGTGGCCCGCCCGGGAGTCGTCGAGCTGACGGTGACGGCTCCGCGCGCGGTCCGCGAGATAGGGGTGGCGTGGCTCGACGGACACCCGGACACGGCTCCGGTGGCCGCGTTCAAACGGTTCCTGCTGTCGCGGCGGGGACATCTGCTGCCCGACTGACGCATACCGCCCGGGGCGCACGGGCACCCGGAGGCGGAGCGGCACCGCCGGTGCCACGATGAAGGGGCAGGTTGCCCATCCGTCGACACACGTGGGCGGGTCCCGTGACGGGGCCGGTCCACCGGACCGCGTCAGGAGAAGCGATGTCCAAGGAGAACCGACCGCAGGGCTCCCCGCAGCACGGCCGCCCCGGCGGGATGCCCCGGCGCCCGGACGACGAGGCGCTGACCCGCCGTACGGAACAGGAGCGGGTCGACGCCGGGCTCGACGCCTACGACCCGGACGACGTCCCGGCCGCGACCGACACCCCGACCCGGGCCGGGGTCACGGACTCCGACGTCTACCGGGAGGAGAAGGCGGAGATCGACCGGGAGGTGCGCAACGGTGAGATGACCCCGGACCAGTTGCAGGCCCGGAAGGACCGCGACCCCTACCCGCCGACCCGCCACGACGAACGCTGAGCGGCAGCGACGAGCTGGAACCGCCATGACGGGACCTGACGGGACCTGAGAGCAGTCATACGGTCATGACGAGCTTGAGCTGCCACGGCGGGCCCCGGACCGTCATGACGAGCCCTGAGCCGTCACGACGGCCATCGGGCTCATCGGGTCACTTGACGCGGGGAGGCCGGGCCCCGGCCTCCCCGGCCCGTCCTCGCCAGATCCCTGCCCTGCCCTGCCCTCCCGTACGGGCGGCGCCGTCATGGCCGCAGTGAGCGCCCGAACCCCGCCGCCAGCGGCATCCGCAGCCCCAGCGGCGGCGGCGCGGCGAACGCGTCCGCCACCGGCCGCGCGTACCCCCGCCCGAACAGCGACCCCCGTACGAAGTCACCGGCCAGCGCCACCACCTCGGAGCGGTGCTGGCGCAGCGCGTGCCCGTCCGAGTGCACCTCGAACCGGCAGATGTCCCGGTTGGCCTTCTTGGCCCGCGCGGCCAGCCGGAACGACAGCTCCGGGTCGACCCGGGTGTCGGTGGTGCCGTGCACCATCAGCACCCGCCGCCCGACGAGCTGTCTCACCGGCTCCGCGTCGCCGCCCGCCGCCCCGTCGTCGGGCAGCCAGGGGGCCACCGCCAGCACGGAGGTGACCGCCGGATGCCCCGCGGCCCGCAGCGCCGCCCGGCCGCCCATGCCGTGACCGGCCAGGCAGACGGGCACGTCGCCGTAGCGCCGTACCACCTCGTCCGCCGCCCACTCGGCGTCCGCCGCGGGAGCCGCGTCCGTGGCGTCGGCGTGCCAGCCGCGCCAGCGGTAGCGCACCACGTGCACGGCGAGACCGTCGTCCTGGGCCGCGCGGGCCAGGGTCCGGGCCATGGGCAGCTGGGCCACGTACGACAGAGGGGAGGGGCGGCGGTGCGAGTCCGCCGAGCCGTCGGGCAGCAGCAGCACGACGCCACCCACCGCGGATTGTGCTCCGGCCGTTCCCACGGCCCGTCCCAGCCTCGCGGCAGGCAGGGGGAGTGCGCTCTGTGCCATGACAGAACATTGTCAGAAGATGGGGCGTCCCCGACCCGTTTTCACCGTCACTGTTACGCAGCGGCAAGGAGCGCTCTACGCGCGTAGGAGTTAGAGTGCCCAGATGACGAGCCAGACCCTTCACGTGCCAGGGCCGGAGCAGATCCGGCGCGCCCCCAAGGTGCTTCTCCACGACCATCTCGACGGCGGCCTACGGCCGGGCACCGTCGCCGAACTGGCCCGCGCGATCGGTTACGACGCGCTGCCGGAGACGGAACCCGACAAGCTCGGCGCCTGGTTCAGGGAAGCCGCCGACTCCGGGTCGCTGGAGCGCTATCTGGAGACCTTCGCCCACACCTGCGCCGTCATGCAGACCCGCGAGTCGCTGGTCAGGGTGGCCGCCGAGTGCGCCGAGGACCTCGCCGAGGACGGTGTCGTGTACGCCGAGGTGCGCTACGCCCCCGAGCAGCACCTGACCGAGGGCCTCACGCTCGAAGAGGTCGTCGAGGCGGTCAACGAGGGCTTCCGCGAGGGCGAGCGCAGGGCCCGCGCGGCCGGTCACCGCATCCGCGTCGGCGCGCTCCTCACCGCGATGCGGCACGCCGCCCGTGCCCTGGAGATCGCGGAACTCGCCAACCGGTACCGGGACCTCGGCGTCGTCGGTTTCGACATCGCGGGCGCCGAGGCGGGCTTCCCGCCCACCCGGCACCTGGACGCGTTCGAGTATCTGAAGCGCGAGAACAACCACTTCACCATCCACGCGGGCGAGGCGTTCGGCCTGCCGTCGATCTGGCAGGCGCTCCAGTGGTGCGGCGCGGACCGGCTCGGCCACGGCGTCCGCATCATCGACGACATCGAGGTGGCCGATGACGGCGGTGTGAAGCTGGGCCGGCTCGCCTCGTACGTGCGCGACAAGCGCATCCCGCTGGAGCTCTGCCCGACGTCCAACCTCCAGACCGGCGCAGCCGCCTCGTACGCCGAGCACCCGATCGGACTGCTGCGCACACTGCATTTCCGCGCCACGGTCAATACGGACAACCGGCTGATGAGTGGCACGAGCATGAGCCGGGAGTTCGAGCACCTGGTCGAGACTTTCGACTACACGCTTGACGACATGCAATGGTTCACCGTCAATGCGATGAAGTCGGCGTTCATTCCTTTTGACGAACGTCTGGCGATGATCAGTGACGTCATCAAGCCCGGGTACGCCGAGTTGAAGTCCGAGTGGCTTTTCCGGCAGACGGCCACGACCAGGGGTTCTTCCGTCACGACGGACTGAGTCGGCGCCTTCGCGGGAAAAGGCCGGAACGGCGGGTTCCGGCCTTTTCCCGCGTGCGGTGTGTTTGCGGGAGGCCCCGGGGGCTGCTTACGTTGCGTGGCCTCCCCCATCCCCTTCCCCAAGGATGAATTCCCCATGAAGCAGTCTGTTGTCAGGACTCTCGGCGCCGCCGCTCTCGGCGCCGCGTTCGCCGCCGCCGCCGGAGGCACCGCCTCCGCCGCTCCGCTGCCCATCGACGTCGGCTCGGCCGGTTCCACGCTGAAGACGGTCACGCAGACCCTGCCGCTCCAGGCGACCGCCGACAAGCTCCTCCAGGGCAAGCAGAAGAACAAGGCCGACAAGGGCACCACCACCGCCGGAAAGCGGAAGACGAGCAACGACGCCACCGACCCCGTCAAGGGCCTGCTCGGCGGTATCTCCACCAACGGTCTGACGACCAGCGGTCTCACGGCCAACGGCATCCCGCTCGGTCGCTGACCCCTCACCGCCCGGTACACGTCTGTGGGGCGCGCACCCGGCCCGGGGGCGCGCCCCACAGACGTGTCCGGTGGCCACCGGACAGTGGTTTTACCGGGTAGTGGTCACCGGACAGTCGTTACCGGGTAGTGGTCACCACTCGCCGGTCGCCATGCCCCGGTCACCACGCGCCGGTCGTCGCCCGCTTCTCGGACGGCAGCAGTATCCACAGCCCGAGATAGAGCAGGAACTGCGGACCGGGCAGCAGACAGGAGGCCAGGAAGATGATCCGCATGGTCGTCGGGGTGGTGCCGAAGCGCCGGGCCAGCGCCGCGCACACGCCACCGATCATGCGTCCTTGCTGGGGGCGGGCAAGTGCGGCCATGGTGAGCTCCTTCGCGAGCCGTTGGTGGGGGAGCGGTTCCGTGTGCTCCCGTACGGGCTTTCCCCGTACCTCCATGATGACTCCGCGAACAGGGGCAAAGCGTCGCTCTACGGGGCGATGCCGACCCTGGAAATCGTCGGGGTCGCACCCTGAGGGACCCCGTCCCTGAGCCGGTGGCCCACCACCTCCGCCGACTGATGCCAGACCCGCGGTCCGCGTCGGCGCAGCCATGCCCGGCCCAGCGGGACGAACAGCAGGTGGGCGACGGTCACCCCGACGGTGTTCAGCAACAGTGAGTCGACATCGACGACCTGCCCCGGCACCCCGGTCTGCGCCAGTTCGATGGCCAGCGAGATCAGCGCACCCGCGGCGACGGTCCGCGCCAGCGAGGCCCACGGGGACACGAAGAGGCGGCCCCCGGCCATCGGCAGCAGGACGCCCAGGGGGGCCAGCAGCACCAGCGCCTCACCGATCCGGCGGACCGCCTCGGCCGGACCGAGGGCGAGATCCGCCCTGATCCCGGCGAACGGTCGGAGATTGGCGGCCGTCACCCAGGGCACGTCCAGCGGGCGCAGCGTCAGCCACCCGACGAGCAGCAGATGCGCGAGGAGGAGGAATCCTCCCACCGCGCGGAAGCGGATGACGGTCTGACCGCCCGAACCTTGACGCACGCCCCCCTAGACGACTCGACCGGCGGGAACGGTTCCGCTCCGCCCCGGATGGAGACGTACGCGACTCCGGGCCCGGAGGACGGGCGAGGACGGCCGAAACTCCCGGAGGCTCCTGGCCGGTCCTGGAAGCGTCCGGCCGGTTCCGGCACCGTCCGGCCGATTCCGAGGGGCTGCGAGCGGACCGCCACGGGCCCGGCACGCGGTCCGGCGAGCGGGCCCGCGTGGGGGGACCGGGACGCGGTACACCGTGTGGTCCGGCGAGCGGGCCCGCACGGGGATCGTCACGCGGAAC from the Streptomyces sp. AM 4-1-1 genome contains:
- a CDS encoding ABC transporter permease; amino-acid sequence: MSTSKVSATGVAPKKSGGRRKLTLPVVLLVIAGALALVSLVRLVSGADDVTSVGQVAGALELAVPIGLAGLGGLWAERAGVVNIGLEGMMVLGTWFGAWAGFQWGPWMGVLFGIIGGALGGLLHAVVTITFGVNHIVSGVAINILAVGVTRYLSNFAFDGVEGGSSKQSPHIDQITKITVPGLSDWMQDLQQRHWFLVSDIAGIVGGLVTGISLLTVVALLLIPGTWWLLWRTAFGLRLRSCGENPVAAESLGVNVYRYKYIAVTVSGGLAGLAGAFLAIVATGIYQEGQTGGRGYIGLAAMIFGNWMPGGMALGAGLFGFTDSLKLRGGAENVHAMLLLLAILLVLVVFWQLYRKKYVAAVVSAAVSALLFTWYALTDQVPSQFVDAAPYVTTLLVLSLSAQRLRMPKADGLTYRKGQGK
- a CDS encoding DEAD/DEAH box helicase, with amino-acid sequence MSKENRPQGSPQHGRPGGMPRRPDDEALTRRTEQERVDAGLDAYDPDDVPAATDTPTRAGVTDSDVYREEKAEIDREVRNGEMTPDQLQARKDRDPYPPTRHDER
- a CDS encoding alpha/beta hydrolase, encoding MAQSALPLPAARLGRAVGTAGAQSAVGGVVLLLPDGSADSHRRPSPLSYVAQLPMARTLARAAQDDGLAVHVVRYRWRGWHADATDAAPAADAEWAADEVVRRYGDVPVCLAGHGMGGRAALRAAGHPAVTSVLAVAPWLPDDGAAGGDAEPVRQLVGRRVLMVHGTTDTRVDPELSFRLAARAKKANRDICRFEVHSDGHALRQHRSEVVALAGDFVRGSLFGRGYARPVADAFAAPPPLGLRMPLAAGFGRSLRP
- a CDS encoding MFS transporter, translated to MSPASTEASIRTVDAAAPPSYPHSPTGLPDRLEPGRPGYRRMSFALFASGVATFALLYSTQALLPAVSAEFGATAGQASWTVSAATGALALCVLPLSALSERFGRRQLMTASLTVAVLVGLLVPFAPSLGWLIALRAVQGAALAGLPASAMAYLAEEVRPKSLVAAIGLFVAGNSIGGMSGRVLTGWVAQLWGWRMALGAVGALAAVCAVVFHLMIPRARHFTPGSLNPKALARTVGGHLADPLLRRLYGIGALFMTVFGAVYTVIGYRLVEEPFSLPQGVVGSIFLVYLVGTVSSAAAGRLVARLGRRGALYLAVSTTAAGLLLSLADRLAAVLLGLVLITAGFFAGHAVASSSVSRTATTGRAQASALYQSAYYLGSSAGGTLGAVAFHAGGWAATVALGLLAVLGVVSITVYGSKCARAQRRVASAMAAHPARAVRP
- a CDS encoding adenosine deaminase, giving the protein MTSQTLHVPGPEQIRRAPKVLLHDHLDGGLRPGTVAELARAIGYDALPETEPDKLGAWFREAADSGSLERYLETFAHTCAVMQTRESLVRVAAECAEDLAEDGVVYAEVRYAPEQHLTEGLTLEEVVEAVNEGFREGERRARAAGHRIRVGALLTAMRHAARALEIAELANRYRDLGVVGFDIAGAEAGFPPTRHLDAFEYLKRENNHFTIHAGEAFGLPSIWQALQWCGADRLGHGVRIIDDIEVADDGGVKLGRLASYVRDKRIPLELCPTSNLQTGAAASYAEHPIGLLRTLHFRATVNTDNRLMSGTSMSREFEHLVETFDYTLDDMQWFTVNAMKSAFIPFDERLAMISDVIKPGYAELKSEWLFRQTATTRGSSVTTD
- a CDS encoding ABC transporter permease, with the protein product MKKFDKDRLILALAGPVLALVVAVALTSVVLLASGKSPFEPYRLMFESASYTDVQVLIVNQAGTYYLAALAVAIGFRMNLFNIGVDGQYRLAAMMAALVGAAVDLPGPLQIAVIVIVAMLVGAFWSGIAGFLKTTRGVSEVVSTIMLNSIATALVAWLILPKNFGVQPAGSNNLTTGDIPESGWFPGLSMGAEAGEIYGFTFVAAACGVIYWFVLNRTRFGFDLRATGASESAAQSSGVDAKKMVLTSMLISGAVAGLAGMPTLLGDTHTYSLDFPTGIGFTGITIALLGRNNPLGIAFSALLVAFLDKSSASLDQFGYEKEIATIMQGLIVISVVVSYELVRRYGLRRQQQKVGEELAAGRALTTEKEAAL
- a CDS encoding LysR family transcriptional regulator; the encoded protein is MAHERSSQPRLSPSSYEEDIRAVLAPRLAYFEAVARHEHVTRAAHELGVPQSTLSRAMVRLEQDLGVALFARKGRTVSLTPAGRTFLGSAERALTEVEKAADSVRADADPATGRVSFGFLHTMGSETVPALIRAFRADHPRVRFQLVQNYGEAMIERLRAGGLDLCLTSPVPDAPDLVARRLDEQRLRLVVPDDHRLAGRKRVRLAEAAEEAFVTLEPGYGLRRITDDLCAQAGFRPRVAFEGEEAETLRGLVAAGLGVALLPPPAVARPGVVELTVTAPRAVREIGVAWLDGHPDTAPVAAFKRFLLSRRGHLLPD
- a CDS encoding PspC domain-containing protein — its product is MAALARPQQGRMIGGVCAALARRFGTTPTTMRIIFLASCLLPGPQFLLYLGLWILLPSEKRATTGAW
- a CDS encoding cytidine deaminase, with the translated sequence MTPPPVVSAVPGVDWGALRAAARDIMKRAYVPYSRYPVGAAARADDGRTVAGCNVENASYGIGLCAECGLVSQLHATGGGRLTHFTCVDGAGEILVPCGRCRQLLYEFGGPELVLDTPDGFRTLDEMLPQAFGPRHLA
- a CDS encoding thymidine phosphorylase, whose protein sequence is MDAISVIRTKRDRGELTPEQIDWVIDAYTRGEVADEQMSALAMAILLNGMNRTEIARWTAAMIASGERMDFAALSRPTTDKHSTGGVGDKITLPLAPLVAACGAAVPQLSGRGLGHTGGTLDKLESIPGWRAHLSNAEMLDVLDSTGAVICAAGDGLAPADKKLYALRDVTGTVEAIPLIASSIMSKKIAEGTGALVLDVKVGSGAFMKTLDDARELASTMVALGTDSGVRTVALLTDMATPLGLTAGNALEVRESVEVLAGGGPKDVVELTLALAREMLDAAGLKDADPEKALADGSAMDVWRRMISAQGGAPDAPLPVAREQHVVTASASGVLTRLDAYDIGAAAWRLGAGRARKEDPVQAGAGVELHAKPGDQVTEGAPLLTLHTDTPEKFAYALKAVEGSYDIAPAGTEFRAAPVVRERIA
- a CDS encoding L,D-transpeptidase, which encodes MRIGRKLRASRGGRGLALAAAGLLIPPAVVLGSGTSAQAATGCTTSTGPYQARVEKFLNRPADGRQSAADCKAIQAFQRAHGITPTIGYAGEITWRTMNTMLAQKAAGKNPNKAKKCPTNKGRIACVDLTRQLSWVQDGAKLKFGPVPVRTGRDGAETRTGAKKVYLRHINHWSTLYKVWMPYAQFFDGGQAFHSVTKSMYNPPGSGGCVNMRAADAKTYWNLLRNGDDVYVYGRKPGT